The Labilibaculum sp. sequence TAAAATACTTGCCATACGGAAGTTATTTACCCAACCCCGCTGAACCTCATTCAGTTTTTGGATGCGTTCCTCAAAGCTCATCGGTGTCGTTTTTCGAGTGATTAGTTTGAGCTTTTCTTTCAGTCTCTTCCAACTCTTTTCTGATACTATCAGTTGGTACTTGCCCCGCTCACCTTTCCTGTAGGTAGGCACAAAGCCAAAACCCAAAACGGTAAAATGAACAGGTCGCCGAATGCCACTCTTTTCCCGATTAATTGTCAACTTGAGTTTATTTCGTAAAAACTTGTAAACCTTGTTCCCAACTCTTCGGGCGGTAGCTTTCGATTTGGTATAAATACTAAAATCGTCGGCATAGCGGATGAATTTCAATCCCTGTTTTTCCAGTTCCCGATCCAGTTCATGCAACATGATATTGGACAGCAACGGACTCAATGGACTCCCCTGCGGTACGCCTTTTCTGCGTTTGACCAACTTGCCTTCGATTAAGATCGGGGCACGCAGCCATTTGCGGATTAAACGCATTGTTGCTTTGCATTTTACCTTGCGATATAGCTGTTGCAGTAAATGGCAATGATCGACTTCATCGAAGAAGGTCTTCAAGTCAATATCTACAATATGCTGATAGCCATCGTTGATATATCCCTGAGCTTTTAGTACTGCCTGATGCAGACTTCGGTTCGGTCTGAACCCAAAGCTAAAGTCCGAAAATTCAAATTCAAACTTTGCCGTGATAATTTGAAGTACAGCTTGCTGAAGCAAACGGTCGGTTACAGTCGGGATACCCAATAAGCGCATCTTCCCGTTTCCTTTTGGAATTTATTCACCAAACTATATTTTAAAAGGTGTTCATGATCTCACTTCGTTCGGTACAACTCCTAAAATGGCTTGAGGCAAATAATTACCCGAACGAACACTCTGTGTCAGTTCCGCTTTATCAATTGACATCAGATCTGAGAGTTTAGTCACGGGCATACGATCAACTCCTGCTGAACCTTGGTTCTTCTGGACTTGATGCATCGCCCGCACCATATTCTTACGTGTAAGTATTTGTTCAATCATTTTAGTTTACTTTTTCTTTTCCCTGTTCCGCTTAATACAAAGCTAGAGTTGTTAACAACAGCTTCTTTGCAACATTTGAAACAACTTAACGTTCAGCCCTTCACTGCTCTGTGAGTCCTCCACAATCTCTATTTGTGGCTCATGGTCTTACAGCTACTATGGCCTCTGCTGACTTCTTGCCATAACCAACTCGTGGTTGACAAGACCTCCCCTGGTAAGAACATTTTCCTTCCTCCAATGCCTGCCTGATCTACTACTTCATTTATTCTCTTTATTTAAAGAGCTGGGACGTCGACATGATGTGCTGCCTTATCCAAACTTATAGCCTCATATCAGGTTCCTGTTCGTCAGTACCGGATTTTGTAGTCTCGCTTCCTTCAGTGCATACCTCACGGTAAACCACCTTGCGACTTACTAATGCTTCTGAGAGTCACCACAGTGCATAAGGGACTTGCACCCTCTGGAAAAAAAAATACACCCTCCAAGAATCATTGTTTATGCTAAATTTGTATATTTAACATTTTCAATAACCTTTCGGTGGGTGTGGTCTTGCTCATGCAGGGCACACACACGCGGTCATAAAACATTGCGCGGATAGTGCTAAATTTGAACAACATAACACTTAATCAACGGCAGCAACGATCTGATATGGAAGTGCTTCGAAGTGCGCAACGTTTCATACCGTCAAACCGTTATGGGCAAGGCTAATTGACATTCTACAAGATGAATACATTTGAGATTATTATAACATTGACATTCGTTTTGGGCATCGGATATATTTCATATTTGATTGTCAAAGACCCTGTTTTGTTACTCAAATCTTTATTGCGTGGACTTAAAAACAATGACAATTGGAAAACTCTAATTTTATTCTTTCCTATTTGGGGCCCAATCTGGGTGCTTGACAGATTATTTGGTTTGAAAATTTACATCAAAGACATTGAAGAAGCATCAAGGCCTAAACATATTAATTTTAATGACTTTGAGAAGTATATATTAGTCAATACTGAAGACAGAGAATTCATTGAGAAAGTGATTAAATCTTTTCAAGACGACTTCGATCCGCTAGAATATAATTATAGTTTAGGAGGTTCTGACATAAAAGTATCCAAATGGGGAAACAAAATAGTTTTAAAATTTGAGCAAGCGGTAAGCTTTGACAGTTTTAATGTAATAATTCAATATTTGGATAATTCAGCTCCACAAAATCAGATATATAATGTTAAAGCCATTCTTTTAAATAGACACAATCGCGCTGATTCATATTTTGTCTTTTATGACACAGCATATTCTTTAAAACTTGTAGGTAAATCTTATCAAAATAAGAGAATGTATGTTGACCTTGATCCAGCGAAAGTTAATGATCAAACAATTTACTTTAATTCCAACATTGAGAACTTTAATAACTTTAAATTTGATGAGTTTGAATCAAATATGAAAGGACTGAACTTTGAAACCATAAAAATAAAGCCCAGCCCATAATCGAATAGCCCGCCCCGCTAGTAATCACTAGCAGGGAGAGGCTTTCACACCACTGTACGTACGGGTCTCGTATACAGTCCCGAGGAATCGGGATTAAGTTATGGGGAATAAGGAATCACGTCGAACAGGCGTGATTTGTTTGTAACTATCGAGCATAGATTCATAACCGCGTTTCCGCAATCTTTCAAGAGTAATAGTAGTTACCAAAATAGGACTCTGAGCAATCGCCCAACCACCCATACGTGAACGAGACCATGCATAGGCTTGTCCTTGTTCAACTCCTAAACGAATCAGGTTTTTCCGTTTTCGTTCAAGTTTTTTCCAATGGTGCCAAATGCAATATCTGAGCCTGTTGCGCAGCCAACCGTCGAGATCTTGAAGTTTGACTAAAATACTTGCCATACGGAAGTTATTTACCCAACCCCGCTGAACCTCATTCAGTTTTTGGATGCGTTCCTCAAAGCTCATCGGTGTCGTTTTTCGAGTGATGGTTTTCAGCTAAGTCTGACCCTTTCTTCAATTCTCAAGCTAATTCATAAGATCCCGCCCTACTTTTGTCCTTGCAAATCAACTTTTATGTACTCAATAATTTTCCATCTGTCGGCTTGCTTAATTTGAGCACCGTGAGCGCCCATAACCCCAAAACCAACGGTTATTACATGGAAAATCTCACCGCGGGGAGTTGTTTTCATCACATCGGTAATCAAACTTCTGGGCTGAAATGGATATTTGCCACTTGTAAACAGATATCCTTGTCCATCTCCCTTTTCACCATGACAGTGGATGCAATAAATCCCGAAAAGTTTCTTGCCTCTCTGCACATCGTCAGCGGTCATTTCGTTGGGATTAAAAATATTTTCGCCCGCCCAAATCCGTTCTTCCGGTGTTTTTTCAAAATGGTAAGGAATCATTTCTCTGGGAATAGTACCCTCAACCGGCAAACGCAAACTCGAACCGTCTTCGAAATTAGGATTCGCAGAATAAGGTTCAAAAGCCCGCGATTCAACCATATCCGGAAAATAGGAATAACCCGGATGGTTGCGGTCTTTATCGCAGGATGCCAACAAAACCACAACTAGCAATAAAGCACTACTATAGGATACGAATTTTTGCATAACAATTTCTTTTTGGGTCATGAATCAGGTTTCGTAATGAAAGCTCTCTTCGAGCAAAGGATCATTTTTACTTAACAGCGGCGCTTTAGCCAAAGAGGAAAAAACTACGAATAAAAAGCCAGCCAGATAGAAACATACAAATCCAATTTCCGTCAGCCCAATTTGAGCCGTTTTCCCGATTGTTCCCGGAATTACCAGTAAATAGATATTCAACCATTGACCAATCAACACAACCACCGCCATAAGCGATAACCATTTTAAATTCCGTTTCGAATTCCGGGTCATTAATCCCAGAAATGGAATTGCAAAATTAAGAACCAAAATGGTGAAAAACAGAATGGTATGATCGTTTAATCTGGGTGCAAAATAAGCCGTTTCTTCAGGAATGTGACTGTACCAGATCAACAGATACTGAGAGAACCACAAATACATCCAGAAAATACTGAATGCGAACAGGTATTTTCCCATGTCGTGAATGTGTTCTTTGTTGATGAATTCCAAATGACCTTTCCATTTCAAAAAGCTGATAAAAAGGATAATCATGGCAATACCAATCTCAAAAAGACCAATAAAAATAAACCATCCGTAAAGGGTACTGTACCAGTGTGCATCGATAGACATTAACCAATCCCAGCTCATGGTAGAACTTGAAACGGCAAAGAAAACCATAAACAAAGCGGCCAATAACTTTCCCTTTTTATAGTACTTGATATGTGTTGATAAATCCTGCTGCAAGGAATTTTTCCGCAACAATCGCGTCAACCATATCCAAACCCCAAAATAAATTGCCATCCGGATGAAAAAGAACGGAATATTTAAATAGGCCGCTTTCCCCTCCAATATTGGATCGTGCAATCCCTCGTGCGACCAATGATAGATATCATGCATTCCGAAATACAACAGGAACATCAAAATTGCTGATACCGGCAGAAATGATGCGAAGGCTTCGGGAATGCGCTGCAATGCCGTATGCCATCCTGAATAAGCTATTTTATGCAATGCCTGAAATACGCCTCCAAACAGAGCAATGAACAGGAAAAACAGGTTGTTAATTAAAAAATTTGTCCAAAACCTCTGACTGTTGGGGGCTTCTATAAAATACCCAAGCAGAAGCAATAGAATTCCGAATCCTCCTGCTGCAAGCAGTGCAATTTGCGCTTTTCGGGAAAATGTATAATTCTTGTCCATCACCATATGGTTTATGCGGTTTACGATTCAATCTCCTTAACCTGTATGTTCATTGCGTCTTCTTTTTCCAGAATGCCTTTCACAACAGTATCCTGACTTCCGGCCTCATCCAGATCTACAATAATCACAAAACGGTCATCGGTACTTCGTTCATCATGGATAATATTGTTGGCTCCCGGTCCGAGTTTCGAACGAATAAAAAAAGCAATCGCCATTCCAAAAGAGGCAAACAAAACCGTCAGCTCAAAAGTGATCGGGATAAAGGAAGGAATCGCAAAATGAGGCTTTCCTCCAATAAACAATGGGTAATCAACAGTAAATGCCCAGGTCTGAAAACCAAAAGCGATGAGCAAACCAATTCCTCCGCAAATGAATGCAACAGTTGGTAAATTGGATCGTTTGAATCCCAATGCCTGATCCAATCCGTGAACCGGGAAAGGAGTCAAAACATCCTGAATGGATACATCCTGAGCTCTCAATTCCTTGGCAGCACGAAGAAGATTCTCCTCATCTTCAAAATAAGCTGAAATATATCTTTTCATCTGTTTATAATTTTTATGCAGTTGTCAGATGGAACTTACCATACAATCATCTCCCTGTGTGTAGAAAGCTTTATATATGGACGTTTCATCTGTTTATAATTTTAAGTTTTCGTCATATGGTCCCGAAAGCTTTCGGGATTACCATATAGTCATTCTCGTGTGTGAGAACTTTTTCTCATGCTCGTTTCATGATTATTCGTTTTTATCCTCATTTGTAAATTTCTCTCCGGAACTTTTCATGACCGTCTTCACCTCGGCTATTGCAATTACCGGGAACACCCGAATAAATAGCAGGAAGCAGGTAAAAAACAGGCCTAAGGTTCCGATAAATATTCCCACTTCAACAATGGTTGGACTGTACATTGACCAACTTGATGGCAGGTAATCGCGGTGCAGAGAACTAACAATGATTACAAATCGTTCGAACCACATTCCAATGTTGATGAAAATGGATAGAACAAAAGTGAATGCAAGATTTCGTCTTAATTTTTTAATCCACAGCAATTGCGGAGAAATTACATTGCAGGTCATCATGATCGCATAGGCCCACCAATATGGTCCGGTTGCACGGTTCAGAAATGCATATTGCTCATATTCAACGCCCGAATACCAGGCAATAAACAATTCGGTGATGTAGGCAATCCCCACAATAGAGCCGGTTGCGATAATAATTTTATTCATCGATTCAATATGACCAACTGTAATATAGCTTTCCAGATTCAATACTTTCCGTGTAATAATTAAGAGCGTAAGCACCATTGCAAAACCAGAAAAGATAGCTCCGGAAACAAAATAGGGAGGAAAAATGGTTGTGTGCCATCCCGGAATCACCGAAGTTGCAAAATCGGAACTTACAATACTGTGAACCGATAGTACCAATGGTGCGGCCAATCCGGCCAATACCAAACTCATGGTTTCATGTCTGCTCCAGTGTCTGGCAGATCCTGTCCAACCAAAACTCAAAAATCCGTAAACCGCTTTCTTAAATTTCGATTTCACTTTGTCGCGAATGGTTCCGATATCAGGAATTAATCCAACATACCAAAACAAAAGAGAAACACTAAAATAGGTACTGATCGCAAACACATCCCACAAAAGCGGTGAGTTAAAATTGACCCAAAGACCACGCGTATTTGGATAAGGGAACACAAAGAAAGCAAGTAGTGGACGTCCCATATGAATTAATGGAAACATACCTGCACACATCACGGCAAAAAGTGTCATTGCCTCGGCTGATCGATTGATACTTGTTCTCCATTTCTGACGAAACAGCAGCAATATGGCTGAAATAAACGTACCTGCATGACCGATCCCTACCCACCATACAAAATTGGTAATTCCCCAACCCCATCCAATGGTTTTGTTCAATCCCCAGGTTCCAATTCCCTGCCAAATCGTCCATCCCATCATGGCTAAGCCCAAAACAAAGCCGATAATGTAATGGTGATTCCAGCATACCAGGCTTTTCCTGCTTTTCCTTCAATTGGAGCAGAAATTTCATCAGTAATCTTTTGATACGTTTTTTTCCCCGTGATTAATGGTTCACGAATTGGCGACACATACATAAGCGTGGTTTTATGATTTGTTCGTTTCTTTATTTCTAATCTTTGTCAGATAACTTACCGATGGAAGCGTATGAATCTCTTCCAATAAATGATAATTTCGCTTGCCCGAAGTTTCTTTTACCACCTGACTGTTATTATCATTTAAATCTCCGAAAATGATTGCTCCTGCAGGACAAGCTTGCTGACAAGCTGTTTTGATTTCGCCGTCCCGAGGTCTTCTTCCATCAATTTTTGCTTTCAATTTCCCTTCCTGAATCCGCTGCACGCACATCGAGCATTTCTCAATCACTCCTTTGGCCCGAACCGTAACATCGGGATTTAGAACCATTCGTTTTAAATCAATTGTCATTTCAGCCACATCGTGCAGATTATCTGGAATCGAATCTGCTTTCGTAAAATCAAACCAATTGAACCGACGCACTTTATACGGACAGTTGTTTCCGCAGTAACGAGTCCCAATACAACGATTATAAGCCATTTGATTTAAACCTTCGCTACTGTGAGTGGTAGCCGCTACCGGACAAACATTCTCGCAAGGCGCATTGTCGCAATGCTGACACATTACCGGCTGAAAGGAAACATCCGGATTCAGCTCACTGCCCGAAAAATACCTGTCGATACGAATCCAGGACATTTCGTGCGCCCGAATCACCTCTTTTTTACCAACTACAGGAACATTATTTTCTGCCTGACAAGCAATGGAACAGGCACCGCAGCCAACACAGGAATTCAAATCCACAACCAATCCCCAATGATGATTCGGAAAATTTGATTTCTTGTAAATACCTGCATTCTCATATTCCTGATGCGATTCATTTCCGGCCGCCGGATCTTTTAAATATTCTCCCAAAGAAGCTTCACGAACAATTGCTCTTCCCTCCATGGAGTGATGAGTTTGAGTCATTGCCAATTCATACTTCTCTTCTGTTTTTTTGATTTCAACTCCTGTAGAGAAATCGACCCGGGAATCATTTTTAAACTGAGATAATTGGGAAACATTAACTCCCACATTCTTTCCAACTACTCCGCAATTTGTTCTTCCGTAACCCAAAGCAACTGCAACTGTATTGTATGCCTGTCCGGGCAAAATATAAACCGGCAATTTCATTTCTGAATTCAGCTCCACAACATCACCGGTCTCCAAAAGCATTTCTTCTGCTTGTTTTGGCGATACGGTCAAATAGTTGTCCCAACAAATTTTCGTTACCGGATCTGGAAGTTCCTGAATCCATGGATTGTTTGCCATTTTTCCATCGCCCATGGCTGAGCTTTCATATACCTGAAGTTCTACGCCTGATGATTTTGGTGCATTTGCAATGTTATCAATCAATTCCCCAATGCCATCCAACTTAAATTTGGTGTCGAAAACCGATTTTGTTTGAGGTTCAAAAACTCCTTGTTGCAGGCTGTTGTTCCAAAAAGTGGTGAAATTTGGATAGGCCGTTTGAAGCGGATATAATTTCTCTTCCCAATAATTCTTAATAAATTTTAAATAGTCCGTTTCCTGACCAATCCATGCAAGCAAAGTAGATTGAAATTGCCGGGTATTGAATAACGGACGAATTCCCGGCTGCATCAAACTGTAACGGCTTGTTTTAGGTTCCAAATCATTCCAGCTTTCTATAAAATGATTATCGGGAGCTACATATTTAAAACGACCACTGGTTTCACTTGGAGTCATATCCAGTGACACCGAAAATGGCACTTTATCTATTGCCTTTGCAAATTCCTCCCCCTTAAAATAATCGTATACCAGATTAACACCGTAAGAGAACAAAGCTTTTACCTTACCCGAATTCAGATCAGTAAGTAATTGTTCCATATCCGGATCAATTGCTTGTTTGGTTAGTATTTGTTTATCAATCCGCAAGGTTGTTCCGTAATTTTCCAACTCGTAATTGATCGCATTGATTAAGATCTGAGTATTTAAATCATTTTCTCCTGCAACAACCAATGATTTCCCTTTATTTTCCCAAAGCTCTTTGGCCAATTCGCGGATATCTTCCGAAGTATCATTCAAAGAATAGGATTCCTGACCTTTAATTTTCAATATCTCATTGTACAATTGAGCAACAAGCAAAGCTTGTTCGGAAGGTTTTACCGGAATCCGATAATCGGCATTACTTCCTGTTAGAGATAAACGTGATTCAAACTGAATGTGCCGCGACATATTCGTATTTCCATCGCTTAGTTTGCGTTTTTTGGTGTACTGACGAATGTGTTCAACAGGCATCAGCCAATTTCCTAAAAAATCTGCATCGAAACTCACAATTACATCTGCAAAATCGAAACGGTAATCGCAAATCCCAGCTTTTCCAAAACACATTTCGTTCGCCTTTATCAATGCAGATGCAGATCGGTTATCGTACTGTACCCACTTCACATTGGGATAAGATTTTAAAAACATCTCTATCACAGCCTTTGTTGATGGACTGTATATTGTCGGAGTCAAAAGAACGGCTCTCTCTTTACTTTCTTTTAATTGATTCAATTGCTGAATCATACTTTGATCCAATTCATCCCAGGAAATTTTGGTGCCACCTTTCCGCGGATTTTTATAACGGCTGGTATCGTACAATCCCAAAATGGAAGCCTGGACTCTTGCACTTGTCCCACCATATGTGACAGACGACAAATCGTTGCCTTCAATTTTTATTGGACGGCCTTCTCTGGTCTTAATCAGGATACTGCAATATTCACTGCCGTTTACATAGGATGATGCATAGTAATTTGCTTTCCCCGGTGATATTTCTTCGGGTTTAATTAAATATGGAATGGCCTTATGAACAGAATTTTCACAACTTGCCAACACGGTACTAATCGCAAGACTATAGCCACAAAGCTTTAAGAAATCACGACGGTTCGATTGCGTTTTCTCATTCCCATTATCAAATATATCAAGTATTTGTTCCAGATTTCCCTTAGGTAAACTTTGCTTTTCGGGAGTTTCTGATCCATTTTTACGTTCGGCAAGACTTTTCCAATGTTTCTTCATAGATAAATGGTTATCAATAGGTAAAATGCAATGCAACAGGACAATAATTGGCTTTTTCGATTCTAATAATGGCATCGGGCACATTCCCGTCCTCCAATATCAGTAACTCTTACACTGTCAATAACTCCTGCAGTTAAATCTTCGTGCAGCTTTTTAAAGCCGTTGGCATAATATCCATTGGCCTGAAAATCAACAGCTGTTTTATCATGACAATCCAAACACCAACCCATCGACAAATCTTCAACTTGCTTAATTACATGCATTTCTTCAACAAGGCCGTGACATTCCTGGCATTCTCTTTTACCAACATTGGCATGCTGGGCATGACTGAAAAAAACATGATCGGGTAATTGATGGATTCGAATCCATTCTACAGAAGTGTTATTTTCTATTGCCTTAATAATTTTGTTAATTTCGAATTTCCCTGAATTAGGTCCTTCCCTTACAATAACATGACAGTTCATACAAAGATTTACATGCGGAATTCCTGCCGATTTACTTTCATCAGCTGTTGTATGACAATATCTGCAATCAATTTTATTACCGGTAACATGAACTTTATGAGAAAATTTAATGGGCTGTGCAGGTTGGTAATTTTGTTTGCGTCCCAAAGCCATAGCTCCATCAGCCAACATGTTTATCTGGTATCCAAAGGCAAGTACAAAGATTAGTACTGGTATAAATTTATATTTGATTTTTTTAGTGAAGAACAAATCAATTAAGGCGATCGTAATTAACGCACCCAAAAAGAAAAAAACAATCAGGTTATTTACCTTAGGTTTGGTTTCATGAAGGGTATCCTCCCTTAATTGAACGAGATATGCTTTAATGTATCCAAGTTCTTCTTCCGAATAAGAATATCCTACATGGGATGCCTCCATTTTTTTCCCCAACGGACTCATCAATACAGATTTAAATTCTGCAATTGATTTATCGGCGTAGGTTCCGGCAATATCCATCGCAGAAGGATTCCAATTCAGCGTATCGATGTATTCAATATTGTGGCAGGAAACACAGGATGTTACATCCGTTTTTATTCTGGTTAGACCTTTAAAAAGACGCTCGCCCCGTTTCTCAGAATTTAAGAAGTAATTAAAATGATGACCTTCTGTTTCAGCAACATGAGTGCTGTCAGCTTCAATTGCGAGAAGCGCAGGAGGACTAAATAACAGAAAAAGTATAATCAGGGCATAAAAAAATCCGTAGGGTTTACTCATAGGTAAGGTATTTGGTACAGATTAAGGTTATATAATAGCCAATAATGAAAATACAAATCAAAATACGAAACCCTTATCTTCCAAATCCTACTACAATCGAAACATTCTATTTAAAGGCAGCTGAGCTCACTTTGTTCGTAACTTCCTCGCTCTCTACCAAATATAATAATTTAAACGAATAAATCATATTCATTCACATAATGAAATACAAGAGGAAGTCAGAATATATACAGACATATATGTCTTTTATTAATATTTACTAAGGATACATGATTATTAAAAAATTTGTGCAAAAGATGCAATTCAGAAATAAATTGAAAAGAGTGGTTTTAAGAACAATTTTTTCATCAGCCAAAATAAAAAACGGGCATTCTTTTAAAAGAATGCCCGTTGATATTTTGGATTGTAACCTATTCTACAATACCCATTTCCAATGCTGCAGCCTCAAAACTTATTTGATCATTTGCTTTAGACGTCATTTGATTAGCTAATTCACCAGTAATAATAACTGCTCTGTAATTAAAAGTTTCTTTTGAAAGTATTTCTTCCACATTTGCAAAAGTGAACAACTCACGCGCCATGTAACAGATATCCTGACCACCAAATCTAAATGATTCTGTCAGTAAATTCCCTGAAGTTGTTTTATTTGAATTTGGCAATAAAATTGCATGATCGTTTGCATCAATCCTATAAACTAAAACAACACCACTCTCAACTACATTATCAGTAATCTTATCAGACAAAGATATTAATTGATCATATGCATAAAGCAAGTTCTTGTCCGCATTTAGAATCCACTGATTCTCCAATACACTAAACAAATAAGATTTCACATTGGCATTTCCATCGGCACCTTTCAATTCTAAACCAGCTCCCCAGTTTGTATCTCCTTCATCATTTGTTACTGCCGGGCCATAAAGCACATAGCTTGTTTTATTAAGGTAAAAATCGCCTGTGTTTCCGATAGTGTTATCAGGAACACCTTCGCCGGAAAGTATTTTTGAACCATTTGTACCGTTGGTTCCATCAACACCATTAGTTCCATTGATACCATCAATACCATTAGTTCCATCAGCACCGTTAGTTCCATTGGTACCTTTTAAAGAAAACCCATCTGTATCTGTCCAATTATCTGCATTTACTTTAGGTCCGTACAACATTCCTGTTGCAACATCCAAATAATAATCGCTTGTTGTTCCAACTGTTGCTGCTGGTTCGCCTTCACCGCTATAAATAATGCTGCCATCGGTTCCTGCTGGTCCAACTTCTCCTGCTGCACCTTGTTCTCCTTTATCTCCTTTTGGCCCCAATAATCCAGCCTCACCATCGTCACCACTACATGAAACCATCGAAATACTTAGCGCCATAAAAGCGACTGCGAAAAAATAAAGTTTACTCGTTTTCATTTTTTTTGTAAATTTGAAATGATTAATAATTTGGAATTAAAAAGATCTTGCGTGATGTTTAATTCCTTTTAATTATGTATTTCCGGAGGCTGTAACCTCCGGATTTTTAATATGTACTTAAGCCTGCTGAAAGAAGAACTACTCCAATTGCTAAGGAGGCCAAAACGGACACTCCAATGACTAAGATCAGACTAACAATAAAGTAGCTTGTTTTTTTTTCCTCACATACCTTTGTTATGGGAACAAAACCAATATATAAAATATACAAACTGTATAAGCCAGCCAGTAAAGCCAAGATGGTTAGACTTGGAAGAATGTAAAAAACTCCCGCAAGCCAAATTGGCGTATAAGAATAGGCTACCAGTTTAATTGCATTGAAAAAGCTTACTTGAGTATCGAAAGAAGGTGCCAGCTTATGAATACAGAATGCACTTAGGAAAACACCTAAAAATGCGCCTAAAAAAGCAAGAATCGCCTGATGAAGTCCCCAGCTAAAAGAAGCAACTTTAAAATAACTCCCCAAACCTATTAATCCATACCCAATAAAAGAGGCTATGGTAGGAATTAAAACCAAAGGAAGTACATAGGATAACAAAAAATCTTTCTGGTCAGTTTGCTCATGACTAATCTTCGCCCATGCTTCTTTCGGCTGAAGGATAACCAGTTTTACTCTATCGATTAAATATTCAATATTTATCATGATTTCAGAATTTAATTATGATTCCAATAAACTCTGTAAAATCCCGTTACTACCTTCTTTCCGACTATTAGAACCTCCTGTTGATAATTGATTGATTAACTTACTAATTGGCATGGATTGCAGCCATACTTTTCCCGTTCCCTGAAGAGTTGCCAGAAATAAACCTTCCCCTCCAAAAACCATCGATTTCAAATTCCCTGCCTGTTGAATACTAAAATCAATACCTTCCTGAAAACCAACAACGCATCCTGTATCCACCCTCATTGTTTCTCCGTTCAAATCATGCTCTATAAGTGTTCCTCCGGCATGGATAAAAGCATTTCCATCGCCTTGTAATTTCTGAAGAATAAATCCTTCACCGCCA is a genomic window containing:
- a CDS encoding Yip1 family protein yields the protein MINIEYLIDRVKLVILQPKEAWAKISHEQTDQKDFLLSYVLPLVLIPTIASFIGYGLIGLGSYFKVASFSWGLHQAILAFLGAFLGVFLSAFCIHKLAPSFDTQVSFFNAIKLVAYSYTPIWLAGVFYILPSLTILALLAGLYSLYILYIGFVPITKVCEEKKTSYFIVSLILVIGVSVLASLAIGVVLLSAGLSTY
- a CDS encoding Fe-S-cluster-containing hydrogenase, with amino-acid sequence MKKHWKSLAERKNGSETPEKQSLPKGNLEQILDIFDNGNEKTQSNRRDFLKLCGYSLAISTVLASCENSVHKAIPYLIKPEEISPGKANYYASSYVNGSEYCSILIKTREGRPIKIEGNDLSSVTYGGTSARVQASILGLYDTSRYKNPRKGGTKISWDELDQSMIQQLNQLKESKERAVLLTPTIYSPSTKAVIEMFLKSYPNVKWVQYDNRSASALIKANEMCFGKAGICDYRFDFADVIVSFDADFLGNWLMPVEHIRQYTKKRKLSDGNTNMSRHIQFESRLSLTGSNADYRIPVKPSEQALLVAQLYNEILKIKGQESYSLNDTSEDIRELAKELWENKGKSLVVAGENDLNTQILINAINYELENYGTTLRIDKQILTKQAIDPDMEQLLTDLNSGKVKALFSYGVNLVYDYFKGEEFAKAIDKVPFSVSLDMTPSETSGRFKYVAPDNHFIESWNDLEPKTSRYSLMQPGIRPLFNTRQFQSTLLAWIGQETDYLKFIKNYWEEKLYPLQTAYPNFTTFWNNSLQQGVFEPQTKSVFDTKFKLDGIGELIDNIANAPKSSGVELQVYESSAMGDGKMANNPWIQELPDPVTKICWDNYLTVSPKQAEEMLLETGDVVELNSEMKLPVYILPGQAYNTVAVALGYGRTNCGVVGKNVGVNVSQLSQFKNDSRVDFSTGVEIKKTEEKYELAMTQTHHSMEGRAIVREASLGEYLKDPAAGNESHQEYENAGIYKKSNFPNHHWGLVVDLNSCVGCGACSIACQAENNVPVVGKKEVIRAHEMSWIRIDRYFSGSELNPDVSFQPVMCQHCDNAPCENVCPVAATTHSSEGLNQMAYNRCIGTRYCGNNCPYKVRRFNWFDFTKADSIPDNLHDVAEMTIDLKRMVLNPDVTVRAKGVIEKCSMCVQRIQEGKLKAKIDGRRPRDGEIKTACQQACPAGAIIFGDLNDNNSQVVKETSGKRNYHLLEEIHTLPSVSYLTKIRNKETNKS
- a CDS encoding cytochrome c3 family protein, which produces MSKPYGFFYALIILFLLFSPPALLAIEADSTHVAETEGHHFNYFLNSEKRGERLFKGLTRIKTDVTSCVSCHNIEYIDTLNWNPSAMDIAGTYADKSIAEFKSVLMSPLGKKMEASHVGYSYSEEELGYIKAYLVQLREDTLHETKPKVNNLIVFFFLGALITIALIDLFFTKKIKYKFIPVLIFVLAFGYQINMLADGAMALGRKQNYQPAQPIKFSHKVHVTGNKIDCRYCHTTADESKSAGIPHVNLCMNCHVIVREGPNSGKFEINKIIKAIENNTSVEWIRIHQLPDHVFFSHAQHANVGKRECQECHGLVEEMHVIKQVEDLSMGWCLDCHDKTAVDFQANGYYANGFKKLHEDLTAGVIDSVRVTDIGGRECARCHY